One Salvia splendens isolate huo1 chromosome 12, SspV2, whole genome shotgun sequence genomic window carries:
- the LOC121758138 gene encoding mucin-5AC-like isoform X1, whose translation MTDEKKPAEPPAPIDPKPPAPVDQTPPAPIDPTPTAPVDQTPSAPVDSTPPAPVDQTPPAPVDPTPPAPVDQTPPAPIDSTPPAPVDPTPTSPVDPTPPAPVDQTPPAPVDLTPPSPVDLTPPAPVDQTPPAPVDLTPPAPVDQTPPAPVDSTPPAPVDSTPPAPVDQTPPAPVDQTPSAPIDQTPPPPVDQTPPAPVDQTPPAPVDQTPPAPVDQTPPAPVDSTPPSPVDPTPPAPSPVDPTPSAPVDQTPSAPVDQTPPAPVDKTPPAPVDQIPPAPVDSTPPAPVDSTPPSPVYPTPSAPVDQTPLAPVDQTPSAPVDQTPPDPVDQTPPAPVDKTPPAPVDPTLPPEEKVTGQEMRDALYNLPWSSIFAPYPHIEYQGGTNFIYCESSSTDSSSSEDDDIAPVVDLANHPELPLCETGPSSPVLSPTERADAENLVYARLCETWLLSPAHSPPEGAAPLDQTPLAPVDQTPSAPVDQTRPAPVDQTPQAPVDKTPPALVDPTPPPEEKVTAQEMRDALYNLPWSSIFAPYPHIEYQGGTNFIYCESSSTDSSSSEDDDIAQVVDLANNPELPQLCETGPLSPVLSPTERADAENLVYARLCETGLLSPVHSPLEGAVAENLSDHLCEIGSSSPVLSPTEEAIAENLPDHKCEATPSSPVLSPLEGAVAKNLFDHISETAPSSPVLSPPEGAVAENVSDHISVTRSSSPILSPPEGAVAEILSDHISETRSSSSIVSPPEGAIAENLPDHKCEIAPSSPVLSPPEGAVAENLDHISETGSSSPVLLPPEGAVAENLSDHISETGSSSPIVSPPEGAIAENLPDHKCETAPSSPVLSPPEGAVAKTLFDHKQLPATGEEKDYRSRFLLSPLLSPWIWEFPVPSSLEGDREDVDTYDPTVFYRIDDKEDVDIYDPNVFYRLGAGLVNVDNICFMNSVLQCLVHTVPFFEAIIYQNNPLLCVCPNGKFCIKCSLEEIFRSLTSGRKYFVPKTLVRNLSHISPTLKVGRQEDAHEFLLKLWNKLMECDKYRDDKDNEHKIFVKRLFGGRLVNKFMCLCGKISSKTEDVWDLQLPIENSDTLIGALQAYIVTIVPDFRCENCGNEGIVQKIDLDRLQPIVTFHLKRFDRLNKKIKKHVSFPPQLDLIPFTPRKVTFPFTSVDKMHLYYELYAIIVHEGETPVAGHYYSFIRLNANEWYKYDDSRITAADEEEVFKQMAYILFYRPADSTSFTDAVLALQSSDGFISFKRAEGDKNKSSTGIIKNMLA comes from the exons ATGACGGATGAAAAGAAACCCGCTGAACCACCAGCTCCGATCGATCCAAAACCGCCTGCTCCGGTCGATCAAACGCCTCCTGCTCCGATTGATCCAACCCCTACTGCTCCAGTCGATCAAACCCCTTCTGCCCCGGTCGATTCAACACCGCCTGCTCCGGTCGATCAAACGCCTCCTGCTCCAGTCGATCCAACCCCTCCTGCTCCAGTCGATCAAACCCCTCCTGCCCCGATCGATTCTACACCGCCTGCTCCTGTTGATCCAACCCCGACTTCTCCAGTCGATCCAACCCCTCCTGCTCCGGTCGATCAAACCCCTCCTGCTCCGGTTGATCTAACCCCTCCTTCTCCGGTTGATCTAACCCCTCCTGCTCCGGTCGATCAAACACCGCCTGCTCCGGTTGATCTAACCCCTCCTGCTCCGGTCGATCAAACACCGCCTGCTCCGGTCGATTCAACACCGCCTGCTCCGGTCGATTCAACCCCTCCTGCTCCGGTCGATCAAACCCCTCCTGCTCCGGTCGATCAAACCCCTTCTGCTCCGATTGATCAAACTCCTCCTCCTCCGGTCGATCAAACGCCTCCTGCTCCGGTCGATCAAACGCCTCCTGCTCCGGTCGATCAAACGCCTCCTGCTCCGGTCGATCAAACACCGCCAGCTCCGGTCGATTCAACCCCGCCTTCTCCGGTCGATCCAACCCCTCCTGCTCCTTCTCCGGTCGATCCAACTCCTTCTGCTCCGGTCGATCAAACCCCTTCTGCTCCGGTCGATCAAACCCCTCCTGCTCCGGTCGATAAAACCCCTCCTGCTCCGGTCGATCAAATCCCTCCTGCTCCGGTCGATTCAACACCGCCAGCTCCGGTCGATTCAACCCCGCCTTCTCCAGTCTATCCAACCCCTTCTGCTCCGGTCGATCAAACCCCTCTTGCTCCGGTCGATCAAACCCCTTCTGCTCCGGTCGATCAAACCCCTCCTGATCCGGTCGATCAAACCCCTCCTGCTCCGGTCGATAAAACCCCGCCTGCTCCGGTCGATCCAACCCTGCCTCCTGAGGAGAAGGTGACTGGACAGGAAATGCGCGACGCTCTCTACAACTTACCGTGGAGTTCGATTTTCGCTCCCTATCCTCATATTGAATATCAAGGAGGAACGAATTTCATATATTGTGAGAGTTCTTCCACTGATAGCAGTAGTAGTGAAGACGATGACATAGCTCCAGTTGTTGACTTGGCGAACCATCCTGAACTCCCA TTATGTGAGACCGGGCCTTCATCTCCGGTTCTATCACCTACAGAAAGGGCAGATGCAGAAAATCTTGTTTACGCA CGGTTATGTGAGACATGGCTTTTATCTCCGGCTCATTCACCTCCGGAAGGGGCTGCTCCACTCGATCAAACCCCTCTTGCTCCGGTCGATCAAACCCCTTCTGCTCCGGTCGATCAAACCCGTCCTGCTCCGGTCGATCAAACCCCTCAAGCTCCGGTCGATAAAACCCCGCCTGCTCTGGTCGATCCAACCCCGCCTCCCGAGGAGAAGGTGACTGCACAGGAAATGCGCGACGCGCTCTACAACTTACCGTGGAGTTCGATTTTCGCTCCCTATCCTCATATTGAATATCAAGGAGGAACGAATTTCATATATTGTGAGAGTTCTTCCACTGATAGCAGTAGTAGTGAAGACGATGACATAGCTCAAGTTGTTGACTTGGCGAACAATCCTGAACTCCCA CAGTTATGTGAGACCGGGCCTTTATCTCCGGTTCTATCACCTACGGAAAGGGCCGATGCAGAAAATCTTGTTTACGCA CGGTTATGCGAGACAGGGCTTTTATCTCCGGTTCATTCACCTCTGGAAGGGGCCGTAGCCGAAAATCTATCCGATCAT TTATGTGAGATCGGGTCTTCATCTCCGGTTCTTTCACCTACAGAAGAGGCCATTGCAGAAAATCTACCCGATCAT AAATGTGAGGCCACGCCTTCATCTCCTGTTCTTTCACCTCTGGAAGGGGCCGTAGCAAAAAATCTATTCGATCAT ATATCTGAGACCGCGCCTTCATCTCCGGTTCTTTCACCCCCGGAAGGGGCCGTAGCAGAAAATGTATCCGATCAT ATATCTGTGACCAGGTCTTCATCTCCGATTCTTTCACCTCCGGAAGGGGCCGTGGCAGAAATTCTATCCGATCAT ATATCTGAGACCAGGTCTTCCTCGTCTATTGTTTCACCTCCAGAAGGGGCCATAGCAGAAAATCTACCCGATCAT AAATGTGAGATCGCGCCTTCATCTCCGGTTCTTTCACCTCCAGAAGGGGCCGTAGCAGAAAATCTAGATCAT ATATCTGAGACCGGATCTTCTTCTCCTGTTCTTTTACCTCCGGAAGGGGCCGTAGCAGAAAATCTATCCGATCAT ATATCTGAGACCGGGTCTTCATCTCCGATTGTTTCACCTCCGGAAGGGGCCATAGCAGAAAATCTACCAGATCAT AAATGTGAGACCGCACCTTCGTCTCCGGTTCTTTCACCTCCAGAAGGGGCCGTAGCAAAAACTCTATTCGATCAT AAGCAGTTACCTGCTACTGGGGAAGAGAAGGATTATAGAAGCCGTTTCCTTTTATCTCCGCTTTTATCACCTTGG ATATGGGAGTTTCCAGTTCCTTCATCTCTGGAAGGGGACAGAGAAGATGTTGATACATATGATCCAACTGTGTTCTATCGTATA GATGATAAGGAAGATGTTGATATATATGATCCAAATGTGTTCTATCGTCTA GGAGCCGGGCTGGTGAATGTAGACAATATATGCTTCATGAATTCGGTTTTGCAATGCTTGGTGCATACTGTGCCATTTTTTGAGGCCATTATTTACCAAAATAACCCATTGCTGTGCGTTT GTCCCAATGGAAAGTTCTGTATAAAGTGCAGTCTTGAAGAGATATTTCGATCACTTACTTCAGGAAGGAAATATTTTGTGCCTAAGACACTAGTTCGGAATTTAAGCC ACATTTCACCTACCTTGAAAGTGGGTAGACAGGAGGATGCTCATGAATTCCTTTTGAAGTTATGGAATAAACTAATGGAGTGTGACAAGTATCGCGACGATAAGGATAATGAACATAAAATCTTTGTCAAACGACTGTTTGGTGGCCGTCTTGTCAACAAG TTCATGTGTTTATGTGGCAAGATTTCTAGTAAGACAGAGGATGTATGGGACCTGCAATTACCTATCGAGAATTCGGACACTCTCATCGGTGCTCTGCAAGCTTATATAGTAACAATAGTACCTGACTTTCGCTGTGAAAATTGTGGGAATGAAGGTATCGTACAGAAAATTGACCTGGATCGGCTTCAACCTATTGTCACATTTCACCTGAAGAGGTTTGACAGactgaacaagaaaataaaaaagcatGTGTCATTTCCACCTCAGTTGGACTTGATCCCTTTCACTCCTAGAAAAGTGACTTTTCCCTTCACTAGTGTAGACAAA ATGCATTTATACTACGAGCTCTATGCTATTATAGTGCATGAAGGGGAAACACCAGTCGCAGGTCATTACTACAGCTTTATTCGCTTGAACGCCAATGAGTGGTACAAATACGATGATTCACGA ATTACAGCTGCAGATGAAGAAGAAGTTTTCAAGCAGATGGCCTATATTCTTTTCTATCGTCCGGCCGACTCGACCAGCTTTACAGATGCCGTTCTAGCTCTGCAATCATCGGAtggatttatttcttttaaGCGTGCAGAGggtgataaaaataaaagttcgaCAGGGATCATAAAAAATATGCTTGCTTAG
- the LOC121758138 gene encoding calphotin-like isoform X3 produces the protein MTDEKKPAEPPAPIDPKPPAPVDQTPPAPIDPTPTAPVDQTPSAPVDSTPPAPVDQTPPAPVDPTPPAPVDQTPPAPIDSTPPAPVDPTPTSPVDPTPPAPVDQTPPAPVDLTPPSPVDLTPPAPVDQTPPAPVDLTPPAPVDQTPPAPVDSTPPAPVDSTPPAPVDQTPPAPVDQTPSAPIDQTPPPPVDQTPPAPVDQTPPAPVDQTPPAPVDQTPPAPVDSTPPSPVDPTPPAPSPVDPTPSAPVDQTPSAPVDQTPPAPVDKTPPAPVDQIPPAPVDSTPPAPVDSTPPSPVYPTPSAPVDQTPLAPVDQTPSAPVDQTPPDPVDQTPPAPVDKTPPAPVDPTLPPEEKVTGQEMRDALYNLPWSSIFAPYPHIEYQGGTNFIYCESSSTDSSSSEDDDIAPVVDLANHPELPLCETGPSSPVLSPTERADAENLVYARLCETWLLSPAHSPPEGAAPLDQTPLAPVDQTPSAPVDQTRPAPVDQTPQAPVDKTPPALVDPTPPPEEKVTAQEMRDALYNLPWSSIFAPYPHIEYQGGTNFIYCESSSTDSSSSEDDDIAQVVDLANNPELPQLCETGPLSPVLSPTERADAENLVYARLCETGLLSPVHSPLEGAVAENLSDHLCEIGSSSPVLSPTEEAIAENLPDHKCEATPSSPVLSPLEGAVAKNLFDHISETAPSSPVLSPPEGAVAENVSDHISVTRSSSPILSPPEGAVAEILSDHISETRSSSSIVSPPEGAIAENLPDHKCEIAPSSPVLSPPEGAVAENLDHISETGSSSPVLLPPEGAVAENLSDHISETGSSSPIVSPPEGAIAENLPDHKCETAPSSPVLSPPEGAVAKTLFDHLPATGEEKDYRSRFLLSPLLSPWIWEFPVPSSLEGDREDVDTYDPTVFYRIDDKEDVDIYDPNVFYRLGAGLVNVDNICFMNSVLQCLVHTVPFFEAIIYQNNPLLCVCPNGKFCIKCSLEEIFRSLTSGRKYFVPKTLVRNLSHISPTLKVGRQEDAHEFLLKLWNKLMECDKYRDDKDNEHKIFVKRLFGGRLVNKFMCLCGKISSKTEDVWDLQLPIENSDTLIGALQAYIVTIVPDFRCENCGNEGIVQKIDLDRLQPIVTFHLKRFDRLNKKIKKHVSFPPQLDLIPFTPRKVTFPFTSVDKMHLYYELYAIIVHEGETPVAGHYYSFIRLNANEWYKYDDSRITAADEEEVFKQMAYILFYRPADSTSFTDAVLALQSSDGFISFKRAEGDKNKSSTGIIKNMLA, from the exons ATGACGGATGAAAAGAAACCCGCTGAACCACCAGCTCCGATCGATCCAAAACCGCCTGCTCCGGTCGATCAAACGCCTCCTGCTCCGATTGATCCAACCCCTACTGCTCCAGTCGATCAAACCCCTTCTGCCCCGGTCGATTCAACACCGCCTGCTCCGGTCGATCAAACGCCTCCTGCTCCAGTCGATCCAACCCCTCCTGCTCCAGTCGATCAAACCCCTCCTGCCCCGATCGATTCTACACCGCCTGCTCCTGTTGATCCAACCCCGACTTCTCCAGTCGATCCAACCCCTCCTGCTCCGGTCGATCAAACCCCTCCTGCTCCGGTTGATCTAACCCCTCCTTCTCCGGTTGATCTAACCCCTCCTGCTCCGGTCGATCAAACACCGCCTGCTCCGGTTGATCTAACCCCTCCTGCTCCGGTCGATCAAACACCGCCTGCTCCGGTCGATTCAACACCGCCTGCTCCGGTCGATTCAACCCCTCCTGCTCCGGTCGATCAAACCCCTCCTGCTCCGGTCGATCAAACCCCTTCTGCTCCGATTGATCAAACTCCTCCTCCTCCGGTCGATCAAACGCCTCCTGCTCCGGTCGATCAAACGCCTCCTGCTCCGGTCGATCAAACGCCTCCTGCTCCGGTCGATCAAACACCGCCAGCTCCGGTCGATTCAACCCCGCCTTCTCCGGTCGATCCAACCCCTCCTGCTCCTTCTCCGGTCGATCCAACTCCTTCTGCTCCGGTCGATCAAACCCCTTCTGCTCCGGTCGATCAAACCCCTCCTGCTCCGGTCGATAAAACCCCTCCTGCTCCGGTCGATCAAATCCCTCCTGCTCCGGTCGATTCAACACCGCCAGCTCCGGTCGATTCAACCCCGCCTTCTCCAGTCTATCCAACCCCTTCTGCTCCGGTCGATCAAACCCCTCTTGCTCCGGTCGATCAAACCCCTTCTGCTCCGGTCGATCAAACCCCTCCTGATCCGGTCGATCAAACCCCTCCTGCTCCGGTCGATAAAACCCCGCCTGCTCCGGTCGATCCAACCCTGCCTCCTGAGGAGAAGGTGACTGGACAGGAAATGCGCGACGCTCTCTACAACTTACCGTGGAGTTCGATTTTCGCTCCCTATCCTCATATTGAATATCAAGGAGGAACGAATTTCATATATTGTGAGAGTTCTTCCACTGATAGCAGTAGTAGTGAAGACGATGACATAGCTCCAGTTGTTGACTTGGCGAACCATCCTGAACTCCCA TTATGTGAGACCGGGCCTTCATCTCCGGTTCTATCACCTACAGAAAGGGCAGATGCAGAAAATCTTGTTTACGCA CGGTTATGTGAGACATGGCTTTTATCTCCGGCTCATTCACCTCCGGAAGGGGCTGCTCCACTCGATCAAACCCCTCTTGCTCCGGTCGATCAAACCCCTTCTGCTCCGGTCGATCAAACCCGTCCTGCTCCGGTCGATCAAACCCCTCAAGCTCCGGTCGATAAAACCCCGCCTGCTCTGGTCGATCCAACCCCGCCTCCCGAGGAGAAGGTGACTGCACAGGAAATGCGCGACGCGCTCTACAACTTACCGTGGAGTTCGATTTTCGCTCCCTATCCTCATATTGAATATCAAGGAGGAACGAATTTCATATATTGTGAGAGTTCTTCCACTGATAGCAGTAGTAGTGAAGACGATGACATAGCTCAAGTTGTTGACTTGGCGAACAATCCTGAACTCCCA CAGTTATGTGAGACCGGGCCTTTATCTCCGGTTCTATCACCTACGGAAAGGGCCGATGCAGAAAATCTTGTTTACGCA CGGTTATGCGAGACAGGGCTTTTATCTCCGGTTCATTCACCTCTGGAAGGGGCCGTAGCCGAAAATCTATCCGATCAT TTATGTGAGATCGGGTCTTCATCTCCGGTTCTTTCACCTACAGAAGAGGCCATTGCAGAAAATCTACCCGATCAT AAATGTGAGGCCACGCCTTCATCTCCTGTTCTTTCACCTCTGGAAGGGGCCGTAGCAAAAAATCTATTCGATCAT ATATCTGAGACCGCGCCTTCATCTCCGGTTCTTTCACCCCCGGAAGGGGCCGTAGCAGAAAATGTATCCGATCAT ATATCTGTGACCAGGTCTTCATCTCCGATTCTTTCACCTCCGGAAGGGGCCGTGGCAGAAATTCTATCCGATCAT ATATCTGAGACCAGGTCTTCCTCGTCTATTGTTTCACCTCCAGAAGGGGCCATAGCAGAAAATCTACCCGATCAT AAATGTGAGATCGCGCCTTCATCTCCGGTTCTTTCACCTCCAGAAGGGGCCGTAGCAGAAAATCTAGATCAT ATATCTGAGACCGGATCTTCTTCTCCTGTTCTTTTACCTCCGGAAGGGGCCGTAGCAGAAAATCTATCCGATCAT ATATCTGAGACCGGGTCTTCATCTCCGATTGTTTCACCTCCGGAAGGGGCCATAGCAGAAAATCTACCAGATCAT AAATGTGAGACCGCACCTTCGTCTCCGGTTCTTTCACCTCCAGAAGGGGCCGTAGCAAAAACTCTATTCGATCAT TTACCTGCTACTGGGGAAGAGAAGGATTATAGAAGCCGTTTCCTTTTATCTCCGCTTTTATCACCTTGG ATATGGGAGTTTCCAGTTCCTTCATCTCTGGAAGGGGACAGAGAAGATGTTGATACATATGATCCAACTGTGTTCTATCGTATA GATGATAAGGAAGATGTTGATATATATGATCCAAATGTGTTCTATCGTCTA GGAGCCGGGCTGGTGAATGTAGACAATATATGCTTCATGAATTCGGTTTTGCAATGCTTGGTGCATACTGTGCCATTTTTTGAGGCCATTATTTACCAAAATAACCCATTGCTGTGCGTTT GTCCCAATGGAAAGTTCTGTATAAAGTGCAGTCTTGAAGAGATATTTCGATCACTTACTTCAGGAAGGAAATATTTTGTGCCTAAGACACTAGTTCGGAATTTAAGCC ACATTTCACCTACCTTGAAAGTGGGTAGACAGGAGGATGCTCATGAATTCCTTTTGAAGTTATGGAATAAACTAATGGAGTGTGACAAGTATCGCGACGATAAGGATAATGAACATAAAATCTTTGTCAAACGACTGTTTGGTGGCCGTCTTGTCAACAAG TTCATGTGTTTATGTGGCAAGATTTCTAGTAAGACAGAGGATGTATGGGACCTGCAATTACCTATCGAGAATTCGGACACTCTCATCGGTGCTCTGCAAGCTTATATAGTAACAATAGTACCTGACTTTCGCTGTGAAAATTGTGGGAATGAAGGTATCGTACAGAAAATTGACCTGGATCGGCTTCAACCTATTGTCACATTTCACCTGAAGAGGTTTGACAGactgaacaagaaaataaaaaagcatGTGTCATTTCCACCTCAGTTGGACTTGATCCCTTTCACTCCTAGAAAAGTGACTTTTCCCTTCACTAGTGTAGACAAA ATGCATTTATACTACGAGCTCTATGCTATTATAGTGCATGAAGGGGAAACACCAGTCGCAGGTCATTACTACAGCTTTATTCGCTTGAACGCCAATGAGTGGTACAAATACGATGATTCACGA ATTACAGCTGCAGATGAAGAAGAAGTTTTCAAGCAGATGGCCTATATTCTTTTCTATCGTCCGGCCGACTCGACCAGCTTTACAGATGCCGTTCTAGCTCTGCAATCATCGGAtggatttatttcttttaaGCGTGCAGAGggtgataaaaataaaagttcgaCAGGGATCATAAAAAATATGCTTGCTTAG